GGGTAACACTTTGCTGCCCCCCCTCAAAAGGTGTAAATTCGGGTAATTAAAAAGACATATATTGGTGTCAGTGAACTCTGGTACAAAGCAAAATCCTGgtagtaataaatttaaatttaaatttaaactacaaggaaacaatcaaaagttctcaacacatacaaaaatatggttaactatgtgaggtgatggatgtgttaactaaccttattgcaataatcatttcataatacatacatgtatcaaatcatcatgtcaTATACCTCAAACTTATACAGTGTTACATGTAAATTAAATCTCATGCTGAAAAATCTATATGTCAGATTCTATACTAAGTGTGGCCCATGATTTACCATTCTAAGAAAATTGCTGGCCGGATATGAACTGGTCATTTGCAGGATTTATGTTGCTATGCTCCATCACTAGAGGGAAGTCTCACCTATCATGTTACATTTTCAGTGCTTGCCACTTAATAATAATATGAGCATGTTGGGGACAggatagtttgttttgttttatcttaataCATTTCTTGTGCTTAAGGAATATTCCAGAAAATGTGGTATTCTATTAAAGCAGCCTCCCCAGAAAAGAGTCAGTAGGGGTTCTTTTCAGTGATCCTAGCCACTAGTAATAACAGCAGCTATTTCTTGAGCATTGGATGGCCCCCACAGTGGTGAGCACTTGATCTCATTTACTTGATCTCATTTGGTCTTCATAGCTATCCTATGAGGTGATGGCTCCTTTTTCCTCCCATtgccaaagagaaaacaaaggctcTAGGAGTTTGAATACCTTGCCCAGGTAACCCAGCAAAGGGTGGAATTGTGGGCTTGGATCCCAGTGGCTTCCAAAAGCCTGTGCTCTCATCCTTCTGCCACCACTGCCTCTTGCACAAGCGCCAGAGTCATGGTGCTGCCGTTCCCTGCTACAGACATCAGGGCACATGTGAGCGATACATGTGATATTTCCTCACGTTTTTTTATCCTAGTTCTTTCTTTACGATACATTTCTGTCAATTATGCTGCCTGTTTCTAAGAACGCACAGGTTTTAATTCTAAGTACTCTTGAGTTTTAAGGGGCTTATTAATGCAGAATATACCAGCGTTCTGAATGTCCATTGTACCGTTTCAGAATGAGCTTCCTGAACCTGAACAGGACAACGGTGGCACCACAGAATCTGTTAAAGAGCAAGAAATGAAGTGGACCGACTTGGCCTTACAGTACCTCCATGAGAACGTTCCCCCTGTAGGAAACTAACACCTGGCTCCCTTTTcatggatggattttttttagaaTACATAGGGGCACTAAGGTAGCTCagcggttaaacatccaactcttgatttcagcttaggtcatgatctcaccgtttttGAGATAGAGCTTTGTATCGGACTCCATGCTaacggtgtggagtctgcttgggattctctccctctctctctgcctcttccccg
This genomic stretch from Acinonyx jubatus isolate Ajub_Pintada_27869175 chromosome C2, VMU_Ajub_asm_v1.0, whole genome shotgun sequence harbors:
- the ANAPC13 gene encoding anaphase-promoting complex subunit 13, giving the protein MDSEVQRDGRILDLIDDAWREDKLPYEDVAIPLNELPEPEQDNGGTTESVKEQEMKWTDLALQYLHENVPPVGN